Proteins found in one Atribacterota bacterium genomic segment:
- a CDS encoding ATP-binding cassette domain-containing protein — KIFLEGKEIELSSPLEAVHSGVGYIPEDRRQGLIYEMPVFSNITLAVLEEVSRRGILKLEEEFRLARKFVQDLRIKTPNIFREVLFLSGGNQQKVLLARWLARNPKILIMDEPTRGIDVGAKFEIRELTRSLARGGLGIIYITSEAHEALDFSSRIAVMRNGRIVAMFENPSRITKSDLIAAASGALEREVVWSGQR; from the coding sequence AAAATTTTTTTAGAAGGGAAGGAAATAGAACTTTCCTCGCCTCTTGAGGCTGTTCATTCGGGTGTCGGGTATATCCCTGAAGATCGGCGGCAAGGCTTAATTTACGAAATGCCAGTTTTTTCAAATATCACTTTGGCGGTTCTGGAAGAAGTTTCCAGAAGAGGTATTCTAAAATTGGAAGAGGAGTTTCGTTTGGCTAGAAAATTTGTCCAGGATCTGCGGATTAAGACCCCTAATATTTTCCGAGAAGTTCTCTTTTTGAGTGGAGGCAATCAGCAAAAGGTGCTTTTAGCCAGGTGGTTGGCAAGAAACCCTAAGATTCTCATTATGGATGAACCTACGAGAGGCATCGATGTTGGAGCCAAGTTCGAAATTCGAGAGTTGACCAGGTCTCTGGCTCGTGGAGGTTTGGGAATTATTTATATTACCTCTGAGGCCCATGAAGCCCTTGATTTTTCGAGCCGAATTGCAGTAATGCGCAATGGGAGAATTGTAGCAATGTTTGAGAACCCTTCTCGAATTACAAAATCGGACTTAATTGCTGCTGCAAGTGGTGCACTGGAGAGAGAGGTGGTCTGGAGTGGTCAAAGATAA
- a CDS encoding ABC transporter permease, translating to MVKDKEATGSTIFLPSLRSLILRGGSLVGVVALSIAFASFTPHFMTLGNWLNILRLVSVVMVLASAQTMVIIAGGIDLSVGSLLAIGGCLAAVAMSYWGWGFVLGSLLGIAVATLAGLGNGVVVAKGKIPDFIATLGMLGALRGVSLLITGGLPVPSHFTATKLAGYLPQVLVFLGSGDFWVVPVPAAIGMGMVIVTWFILSRTTFGRSLYAVGGNREAARASGIDVDRIKFIVYGLAGLYCGVGGLVLVGRMNSANALMAEGIELQTIAAVVIGGTNLSGGKGSVFGTLIGAILMGVLSNGLNLLNVQPFWQRVVNGLLIIVVVVFDQWRRRLEK from the coding sequence GTGGTCAAAGATAAGGAAGCCACTGGTTCCACAATTTTTCTTCCTTCTTTGCGAAGCTTGATTCTAAGGGGTGGATCTCTGGTAGGGGTCGTGGCCTTGAGTATAGCCTTTGCCAGTTTTACTCCTCATTTTATGACGCTGGGTAACTGGCTCAATATTCTCCGACTGGTCTCGGTGGTTATGGTCCTGGCCTCGGCTCAGACTATGGTCATTATTGCAGGTGGTATCGACCTTTCAGTAGGGTCGTTATTGGCTATTGGAGGGTGTCTTGCGGCAGTGGCGATGAGTTACTGGGGATGGGGATTTGTGCTTGGGTCGCTTCTTGGTATTGCGGTAGCAACGCTGGCTGGTCTAGGTAATGGAGTGGTCGTGGCTAAGGGAAAAATCCCTGACTTCATTGCTACTTTGGGCATGTTGGGTGCTTTACGAGGTGTTTCTCTGCTCATTACTGGTGGTCTGCCGGTCCCGTCTCATTTCACGGCGACCAAACTTGCTGGATATTTGCCTCAGGTTCTGGTCTTTTTGGGTAGTGGTGATTTCTGGGTTGTTCCGGTGCCGGCTGCCATCGGTATGGGCATGGTTATTGTTACCTGGTTTATTCTCTCTCGCACCACCTTTGGTCGATCCCTTTATGCTGTAGGGGGTAATAGGGAAGCGGCCAGGGCTTCGGGTATCGATGTGGATCGGATAAAATTTATTGTTTATGGATTGGCGGGGTTGTATTGTGGGGTTGGCGGACTGGTACTTGTGGGCAGGATGAATTCTGCCAATGCCCTGATGGCCGAGGGAATTGAGCTCCAGACCATTGCTGCAGTGGTTATTGGAGGAACCAACCTTTCTGGAGGAAAGGGTTCGGTTTTTGGGACTCTGATTGGGGCCATTTTGATGGGTGTTCTGAGTAATGGCCTTAACTTACTTAATGTCCAGCCCTTCTGGCAAAGAGTGGTGAATGGGTTACTCATTATTGTCGTGGTCGTGTTTGACCAGTGGCGCAGAAGATTGGAAAAGTAA
- a CDS encoding Gfo/Idh/MocA family oxidoreductase: MEKVNFVLVGAGRAGMVHARNLVHYIPEANLCALVDVNLEQAQKSAEEVGVAKYYTSFEEALEKERFEAVCIASLTFTHREIIEKAALARKHIFCEKPLAQTKKEAEKIKEVVREAGIKFQIGFMRRYDPEIRKAWEMVREGKIGELVLIKSTGRGPGLPPAWIWDRSKSGGMLAEVSSHDVDSMLWFAGKKPGTIFLMAGNFKGQEAREKFPDFYDHYVLTVNFQNGPMGVVDGGCPVGYAYDARMEILGTEGMIRVGETDIPGLAWYTLEKKAIKETHSSWRNRFKEGYLEEMKSFIRCIIKNERPSPSLEDGLRVVEVIETAHQSLEMERPVLFEGEW; encoded by the coding sequence GTGGAGAAAGTCAACTTTGTTCTGGTTGGAGCAGGTCGAGCAGGAATGGTTCACGCTCGAAATCTCGTCCACTATATTCCCGAGGCGAATCTCTGTGCTTTGGTGGATGTAAATCTGGAACAGGCTCAGAAGTCGGCTGAAGAAGTGGGCGTTGCGAAATATTACACCAGCTTTGAAGAAGCTCTGGAGAAAGAGCGTTTTGAAGCCGTGTGTATTGCTTCGCTGACTTTTACTCATCGAGAGATTATTGAAAAAGCTGCTTTAGCTCGGAAACACATCTTTTGTGAAAAACCTCTGGCACAGACGAAAAAAGAGGCTGAGAAAATCAAGGAAGTGGTAAGAGAAGCCGGAATAAAATTCCAGATTGGATTTATGCGTCGATACGATCCTGAAATCCGAAAAGCCTGGGAAATGGTCAGAGAAGGAAAAATTGGAGAGCTGGTTCTTATTAAATCGACTGGAAGGGGACCAGGGTTACCCCCTGCCTGGATCTGGGATAGGAGTAAAAGTGGTGGCATGCTCGCTGAGGTTTCCTCACATGATGTCGATTCGATGCTCTGGTTTGCAGGGAAAAAGCCTGGCACTATCTTTCTCATGGCAGGGAATTTTAAAGGTCAGGAAGCGCGAGAGAAATTTCCTGATTTTTATGACCACTACGTGCTGACGGTGAACTTTCAGAATGGTCCGATGGGGGTTGTTGACGGAGGATGTCCGGTGGGATATGCGTATGATGCTCGCATGGAGATCCTGGGTACCGAGGGAATGATCCGGGTTGGTGAAACGGATATTCCTGGTCTTGCATGGTATACGCTGGAAAAGAAGGCGATCAAAGAAACTCATTCGAGTTGGCGCAATCGGTTCAAAGAAGGATACCTTGAGGAGATGAAATCTTTCATTCGATGCATTATCAAAAACGAAAGACCTTCGCCATCGCTTGAAGACGGCTTGCGGGTGGTGGAGGTGATAGAAACTGCCCATCAGTCGCTGGAGATGGAAAGACCTGTTCTTTTTGAAGGGGAGTGGTAA